The genomic interval CCAAGTTCGTCCGCCGCGAGGAAGTGCCGTCGGACAACTTCGACAAGGAGAAGGAGATCCAGCGCGAGCTGCTCAAGCAGCAGGGCAAGCCCGAGGCGATGCTGGAGAAGATCCTCGTCGGGAAGATGGAGAAGTACTACGAGGGCGTCTGCCTCGTGGACCAGCTCTGGGTGAAGGACGACAAGAAGAAGGTCGGTGAGATGATCACCGAGCGCGCCGCCACGATTGGCGAGAAGGTCTCCGTGCGCCGCTTCGTCCGCTTCGAGGTGGGTGAGGGCATCGAGAAGAAGAAGGACGACCTCGCCGCCGAAGTGGCGAAGACGCTGGGCCAGGGCTGAGCGCCTCCCAGCCCTCCGGGGCTGGGGCTCCCCTGAAGAGGGCCGTGTCACCCGTCCGGTCGGGACGGGAGGCGCGGCCCTCGTCATTGCGGGGCCTTGCGAGGCGGGGCGATGGGCAGCGGACGGTGTGTGCCCTGTGTCCGACTCGGGCGTTGATATGGCGCGAAGCGGGGGATAGAAGCAAAAACGCATGTCCTCCGACACAAAACAACCGCTCCGATACAAGCGCATTCTCCTCAAGCTCTCGGGCGAGGCCCTGATGGGAGAGGGGAAGTACGGCATCCACCCGCCCACGCTGAGTGGCATCGCCGACGAGGTCATCGAGCTGGCCCAGGCGGGCGTCGAGGTGGCCCTCGTCATTGGCGGAGGCAACATCTTCCGCGGTGTCGCCGGGGCGACGGAAGGCATGGACCGCGCCAGCGCCGACTACATGGGCATGCTGGCCACGTGCATCAACTCCATGGCCATGCAGGACGCGCTGGAGAAGAAGGGCCTGCACACGCGCGTGCTGTCCGCCATCAAGATGGAGCAGATTGCGGAGCCCTACATCCGCCGGCGCGCGGTGCGCCACCTGGAGAAGGGCCGCGTGGTGATTTTCGCCGCGGGCACGGGCAACCCGTACTTCACCACCGACACGGCCGCGTCGCTGCGCGCCATGGAAATCAATGCCGAGGTCATCCTCAAGGCGACGAAGGTGGACGGCATCTACAACGCGGACCCGAAGAAGGACCCGTCCGCGCGCCGTTACCGCTCGCTGACGTACATGGACGTGTTGAAGCAGAACCTCAATGTGATGGACTCCACGGCCATCTCACTGTGCATGGACAACAAGCTGCCCATCATCGTCTTCGACCTCACGGTGCACGGGAACATCCGGCGCGCGGTGTTGGGCAATGGCGAGATTGGTACCGTCGTGGGTGGCAGCGAGACGGCGTGGGCCTGACCTCGCGAATACACCCGGACTCGCGTTCAAGGAGAACTCGACTATGAGCGGAGATGTCGTCGTTGAACTGAAGGGCCGCATCACGAAGACCATCGATGACCTCAAGCGGGAGCTGAGCAAGGTGCGCACTGGCCGCGCCAGCACGGCCATCCTCGACAACATCCGAGTGGACTATTACGGCACGCCCACGCCGCTGTCGGGTGTGGCCAGCGTCAATGCGCCCGAGCCCCGGCTCATCACCATCAAGCCGTGGGAGAAGAGCGTCCTGAAGGAAATCGAGAAGGCGCTGCGCGAGGCCAACCTCGGCATCAACCCGATGAATGACGGGGAGATGATTCGCCTGCCCTTCCCGCCGCTCACCGAGGAGCGCCGCAAGGACA from Myxococcus stipitatus carries:
- the frr gene encoding ribosome recycling factor, with translation MSGDVVVELKGRITKTIDDLKRELSKVRTGRASTAILDNIRVDYYGTPTPLSGVASVNAPEPRLITIKPWEKSVLKEIEKALREANLGINPMNDGEMIRLPFPPLTEERRKDIVKQVKAKGEEHKVAIRNIRRDANESVKAQLKDKKITEDDEKRISEKVQKETDAGVAEVDKVIVAKEKEVMSV
- the tsf gene encoding translation elongation factor Ts translates to MAEITAQMVKDLRERTGAGMMDCKKALAETAGDVEKAIEWLRKKGISRAAGKEGRVAAEGLVGTYVHGGRIGVLVEVNCETDFVARNPDFQDLVKEVAMQIAAANPKFVRREEVPSDNFDKEKEIQRELLKQQGKPEAMLEKILVGKMEKYYEGVCLVDQLWVKDDKKKVGEMITERAATIGEKVSVRRFVRFEVGEGIEKKKDDLAAEVAKTLGQG
- the pyrH gene encoding UMP kinase, translating into MSSDTKQPLRYKRILLKLSGEALMGEGKYGIHPPTLSGIADEVIELAQAGVEVALVIGGGNIFRGVAGATEGMDRASADYMGMLATCINSMAMQDALEKKGLHTRVLSAIKMEQIAEPYIRRRAVRHLEKGRVVIFAAGTGNPYFTTDTAASLRAMEINAEVILKATKVDGIYNADPKKDPSARRYRSLTYMDVLKQNLNVMDSTAISLCMDNKLPIIVFDLTVHGNIRRAVLGNGEIGTVVGGSETAWA